The stretch of DNA CCGACCTGCAGGTGCAGAACAGCAAGGTCGGACTGGGTGGCTACTCCGGTGGCGGAATGGCGACGGCATGGGCGGCGGCGCTGGCGCCGAGTTACGCCCCCGAACTGAACATCGTCGGCGCGGCCGAGGGCGGAACCCCGATGAACCTGGTGAAGATGGCGGAGGCGCTGGGCACCAATCCGCACCCCGCGTTCGGTCTCGCGATGGCCGCCGCACTGGGTCTGGAACGCGAATACCCCGATCGCATCGACGTCAGCGGCCAGCTGAACGACGAGGGCCGCCGGATGAAGCAGATGATCGGCAACGGATGCACCAACGAGATCATGCTGTTCGGAATCGGGCACAGCGCTTCGGAAATGACCGACAACGAGAATTTCATGGACGACCCGGAAGCGTGGAAGGTGATGGAGGAGAACAGCCTGGAGCTGTATCCGGGCGTGCCCACCACACCGATCTTCGAATGGCACAGTCCGACGGACGCGCTGATCCCGGTCGATTCGATCGACACCACCCTGCGGCGGTACTGCGACGCGGGCACACCGGTGCAGACGCTGCTCACGCCGACACCCGACCATCTGTCGGCGGCGGCGCTGGGACTGCCCCAGGGGCTGGACTGGATGGACGCCAGGTTCCGCGGCGACCCCGCGCCGAGCACCTGCTGAGCCGATGGACCGTCAGCCGGGCGGATCGAACAGGTACCGTGCCGCCGCGAGATTTACGCGGCCGTCCCGGATGGGCACGCCCTCGAGTTCGAGCTTCGCGATCTGCTTGTGTGCGAGGTGCGGCGCCGGCCGCCCCGAGGCGCCCAGCACGCGGTGCCAGGGCAGGTCGGCGGAGTCGGTGCGCATGATCCAGCCCACCGTCCGCGCACTGGACAGCCCGGCCGCCGCGGCGATGTCGCCGTAGGTGGCCACCCGGCCGGGCGGAATCGACGCGACCAGCGCGCGGACTGCCTCGACCTGTTCCTCTGTCGTGGCGACCATCAGAGAAGTCTGCGGATGAGCTCGGCCACCTCGTCGGGCCGGGCCTGCGGCACCATGTGATCGCAGTCGAGGTCGACGGCGGTGAGGTTGTCGCCCAGGTGGCCGGCGAGAGCCGTGCGGAACTCGGGTGTGACGTACGGCGGCTGCACCTTCGACGCCTGCACGAGCACGGTCGGCAGATGCGCGGGCGGCAGGACCGCTTCCCGGGCGAGTTCGCCCCACGCCGTGACGACGGCCGGGGTGGACAGTCGCCAGTTGACCCGGCCGTTCCCGAGGGGTACCAGGTGTTCGGCGATTTCGTCCTCGAGGACGTCACGGGCCACCTCGCCCCACGAGCCGTGCAGCTTGTCGGACCGGGCCTCCTCGACATCGGTGTAGTCGGGGGAGGCGATGGTGAGATCGGCCACCGACTGCATCTGCGCGGGATCGAGCCCGATCGCGGGGTCGAGCAGCACGAGGCCGCGAACTCGGCCGGGGACCGCGCGCGCCAGGTGCAGTGCCAGGGCGCACCCGAACGAGTGGCCCACTACGAGGACCGGTCCCCGGGCGTGCGCGTCGAGGGTGTCGACGAGGCTCGCGACATGGGCCTCGAGGTTCCACGGCGGCGACCACGTCGACCGGCCGTGCCCGAGCAGGTCGGGGGAGATCCACCGGGCGTCGGGCAGCTGGTCGGTGGCCAGCGCCTCCCACCGCCTGCCGTGACCGGTGAGTCCGTGCAGGGCGAGGATCTCCGTGCCGTCCTCGGCGCCGAACAGGTACGTATTCAGTGCTGACACGTGACCCATGATGCCGGATCGGGCCGCCGCCGGAGATGTCGGACCGTTCTGGTGGAATGCTGCCCATGACGGAATCGGCGGTGCGCACCAGGACGTCGGCTCCCCGGGCCCGGCTCGTGCACCGCCCGAGCCCCGACCGCCCGGCCCGCGTGTGGGACGACTCCACCCGGCGGGTCCTCACCGCGCCGCCCCTCGGCGTGGGGTGGAATCCGTGGCAGGTGCTCGGCGGCCCGGGCACCGGCAAGACGTCGCTGCTCGTCGACGTCGCGGTGGACCGGATCGCCGGCGGCGAGGACCCGGAGTCGGTGCTCGTCCTGACGCAGTCGAAGCGAGCCGCAGGCCGGGTGCGTGAAGAGGTCACCGCCGCTCTCATCGGACACGACGAGCACCACGGGCCCCGCGCCACGCGCGAACCGCTCGTCCGCACCGTCCACTCCTACGCGTTCGCGGTGCTGCGGTTGCAGGCCGCCGCCCACGGCAATCCGCCGCCGCGCCTCATCACCGGCGCCGAGCAGGACGCCGTGCTCCGCGAGATGCTGCAGGGCGACATCGCGGACGGCGGCGAGATGTGGCCCGAACGCCTGCGTCCCGCACTTCCGCTGGGCGGCTTCGCCGTCGAACTGCGCGACCTCATGTTGCGCTCGAGCGAGCGGGGTCTCGGCCCGGAAGATCTGATCGAGCTGGGCCGGCGGCACGACCGCACCGAGTGGGTGGCGGCGGGCATGTTCGCCGCCCGGTACGAGCACGGCATGCTGCTGCGCGGAGCGGTGGGTGTCGAGGCCCCCGAGGCCACGGCGCCGGCGCTGGACGCGGCCGAACTCATCGGTGCGGCCCTCACCGCGTTCGCCACCGACCCGGACCTGCTGCGCGCGGAACGGGACCGGGTGCGGCACCTGCTCGTCGACGACGCCCAGCACCTCGATCCGCAGGCCGCGGAACTGGTCCGGCTCGTCGGCACCGGTACCCGCACCACCGTCGTCGCCGGCGACCCCGACCAGTCGATCTACGGGTTCCGCGGGGCCGACCCCACGTTCCTCGCCCACCTGGCCGACAAGGGCGATCCCCGGCAGGTGCTGCTACCGGTCAACTTTCGCAGTTCGGCGGACGTCGCGACCACCGCGGCGCGGATCACGTCCCGCCTGCCGGGGCATCTGCCGCACCGGATCTGGACCCCCGCGCAGGACGGCGGCAGGACGTCGGCCCGGGTCCTGGGCACCGCGGCGAAGGAGGCCGCGCTGATCGCCGACACCCTGCGCCGCGCCCACCTCCTCGACGGGGTGCCGTGGTCGGAGATGGCGGTGATCGTGCGCTCGGTTCCACGGGCGCTGGCCCCGCTCCGGCGGGCGCTGCTGGGTGCAGGCGTGCCCGTCACCACCGCGGCGTCCGAATTGCCGCTCGCCCGTCAGCACGGGGTGTCGGGGCTGATGCTGGTGCTGCGGGCGCTGTCCGGGCAGGAATTCACGGGCGAGGACGCGCTCGCCCTGCTCGCAGGCCCGGTCGGCGGCGCAGAACCCGTGGCGCTCCGGCGTCTTCGCCGGGGTCTGCGGCGCGCCGAGCTCGCCTCCGGCGGCGACCGCGACTCCGCGGAGCTGCTTCGTCTCCTGCTGGTCGGCGAGACGGGCAGCACCCGCAGGGTCACGGCGAAGCTGACCGACGTCGAAGCGGCGTCCCTGAACCGGGTGCTGTCCGTGCTGCGCAAGGCGAGGGTTCCGCTCGAACGCGGGCGCGGCATCGAGGACGTGCTGTGGGCGGCGTGGCAGGCCACCGGACTCGAACGTCGATGGTCGGCGGCCTCCGCCCGGGGCGGTCCGATCGGGGCGCAGGCCGACCGCGACCTCGACGCCGTGGTCGCCCTGTTCGACGCCGCCGCGAGTTACGTCGACCGCCTCCCTCGCGCGCAGCTCGCCGGGTTCGTCGACTACCTGACCGGGCAGGCGATTCCCACCGCGCGCACCGTCTCCGTCGTTCCCCGCGACGCCGTGTCGGTGCTCAGCGCCCACGCCGCCGCCGGCCGCGAATGGGACGTCGTCGCCGTCGCGGGTGTGCAGGAGGGACTGTGGCCGAGCTTGCGCGCCCGCGGAAGCCTGCTCGGCACCGAGGCGCTGATCGACCTCACGAGCGGCGTGTCCGACGGCAGCGAGACGGCCGCCGACCGGATGTCGCGCACCGCACCGCTGCTGGCCGAGGAACGCAGGCTGTTCCTGGTGGCGTGCAGCCGGGCGAGGCGGAGTCTGCTCGTCACCGCGGTCGATTCCGCCAGCGGCGACGCCGATCTCGTCCACTCCCGTTTCGTCGACGAACTGCTCGCCGGAGAACAGGATTCGGACGCGGAGGAGGCGGCCTTGCCTGCGGTGGACCCGGCGACCCGGGTACTGGCCCTGCCTGCCCTCGTCGCCGAACTGCGCAGCGTGGTCTGCGATCCGGACGTCGCCGACTCCGACCCCGCCCGCCAGGAACGCGCCGCCCGCCAGCTCGCCCGGCTCGCCGAAGCCGGGGTGCGCGGCGCTCACCCGGACCAGTGGTACGGCACCGCCGAACCGAGCACCGGCGTGGCGTTGTGGAACGCGGAGGACGGACCGGTGTCGCTGTCGCCGTCCACTGTCGACCTGCTCAACACCTGCCCGTTGCGGTGGCTGCTCGAACGTCACGGCGGCAGGGACGGCGACAATACCCACGCCATCGCGGGAACGCTCGTGCACACGCTGGTGCAGGCGCTCGCCGGCCGCATCCCAGCCGATCAGGTGGAACGGGCGCTCGAGAACGCCTGGGAGTCGATCGATCTCGGCTCCCAGTGGTACTCGCGGCGCGAACTCGACCGCACCCGGGACATGCTGGCCACGTTCACCGCTTGGCTCGGGAACACCCGGTCCGAACTCACCGAGGTCGGTGTCGAGGTGGCCGTCGACGGCGTCCTCGAGCCGCGGGAGGAGGGTTCCCCGACGATCCGGCTGCGGGGACGGATCGACCGGCTCGAGCGCGACGCCGAGGGCAGGCCCGTGATCGTCGATGTGAAGACCGCCCGCTCACCTGTCACCAAGGACAACGCCCAGCAGCATGCCCAGCTGGCGGCGTATCAGGTGGCGGCGGCCATCGGTGCGATCGACGGGGAGCCGGCGTCGAAACCCGGTGGGGCGCGGCTGGTCTTCGTCGCCAAACCGCACCAGAAGGAAGGCGCGACGCAGCGTGTGCAGGCACCGCTGTCGGAGGAGGCTCTCGAGTCGTGGCTCGCGGTCATCCACGCGGCGGCCGCCGCCACCAAGGGACCGGAGTTCCTGGCCCGCGTCAACGACGGTTGCCGGCACTGCCCGGTGCGGACGAGTTGTCCCGCGCACGACGAGGGACGGCAGGTGACGTCGGAATGACCATCCGAATCGACCCGGTAGAACTCGCGATCGGACTGGGGCAGCATCCGCCGACCCCGGAACAGGCCGCCGTCATCGCCGCCCCGCTCGGCCCGACCCTCGTCGTCGCGGGGGCGGGCGCGGGCAAGACCGAGACGATGGCCGCCCGCGTCGTGTGGCTGGTGGCCAACGGGGTCGTCGACCCCGAGGCGGTGCTGGGGCTGACGTTCACCCGCAAGGCAGCGCAGCAGTTGACCACCCGGATCAGGAAACGCCTTGCCCGGCTTGCGGGTTCGGAGCTGCTTCGCAGGGTCGACCCGAGCGGTGACCTCCGATCGCGCATCCTCGCCGGCGAACCGGAGGTCAGCACGTACCACTCCTACGCCGGGCGACTGCTGTCCGAGCACGGGCTCCTGCTGCCCATCGAACCGTCGGCGACCCTGCTGTCGGAGACGGAACTGTGGCAGCTGGCGCACCGGGTGGTCAGCTCGTGGGACGGCGACCTCGACACCGACAGGAATCCGGCGTCCGTCACCGAGGCGGTGCTCGCGCTGGCCGGACAGCTCGCCGAGCACCTCGTCGAGCCGGACGATCTGCGGGAGGCGCACACCGAACTCGACAAGCTCGTCCACACCCTTCCTGCCGGACCGCGGCAGCGCGGCGGCCCGGGTAAGGACCTGCTCGACATCCTCGACACCCAGCACCGCCGGGTCGAGCTGCTGCCGCTGGTGCAGCGGCTCACGGACACCCTGAGGCGGGAGGGTGCGCTCGACTTCGGCAGTCAGATGTCGCTGGCGGCACGTGTGGCCGCGGACCACCCCGAGGTAGGCGTCGCCGAGCGCACCCGTTTCCGGGTGGTGCTGCTCGATGAGTACCAGGACACGGGACACGCGCAGCGGGTGCTGCTGTCGTCGCTGTTCGGCGGCGGACTCGACGGCGAACTCGCGCTCACCGCGGTGGGCGATCCCATGCAGTCGATCTACGGCTGGCGTGGTGCGTCGGCGGCCAACCTGCCCCGCTTCGCCACGGATTTCCCCATGGCGAACGGGGATCCGGCGCCGACGCTGGAACTGCTCACCAGCTGGCGCAACCCACCGGAGGCCCTGGCTCTGGCCAACGTGGCGTCGGCGTCCCTGCGGGAGCGGGGCGTGGCGGTCAGCATGCTGCGGGCGCGACCGCAGGCCGTTCCCGGAGACGTGCGGCTCGCCCTCACCGCTGACGTCGTGCAGGAACGCGAATGGGTGGCCGACCGCATCGCCGAACAGTACGCGGACGCCGCGAGCCGGGGCGAGGATCCGCCGACCGCGGCGGTGCTGATCCGCCGCAACGCCGACGCGGCACCGATCGCGGAGGTGCTGCGGTCGCGGGGTCTGCCGGTCGAGGTGGTCGGTCTCGGCGGCTTGCTCCACACGCCCGAGGTGGCCGACGTCATCGCGATGCTCCGGGTCGTCGCCGACCCGATGGCGGGCAGTGCCGCCGTCCGGATGCTGACCGGCGCGAGGTGGCAGATCGGGGCGGCCGACCTGACGGCGCTGTCGCGGCGAGCGTCCGAACTGGCCATCGGAACCGGTTACGGAACCACCGGCGCCGTCACGGATTCGGCCGCTCTGGCCGACGCCGTCGGCGAGGCGCTGCCCGGTGAACACGCGGAGCAGGCGGGGCTGGCGGACGCGCTGGCGGATCCCGGCCCCGCCGAACGCTATTCGCAGGTCGGCTATGCACGAATCACCGCGGTGGCGGCGGAGTTGGCGTCGCTGCGTGAGCGGATCGGGCAGCCGCTCACCGAACTGGTGGCCGAGGTCGAACGGGTGCTGGGGATCGGCATCGAAGCGCAGGC from Rhodococcus opacus B4 encodes:
- a CDS encoding lipase family protein yields the protein MGSLFRRSFGTVVVGSVLALTAALAGAGTSAAQPLVPLPPLPTPSAADAIFPVADPDPFYIQPTDIADHAPGDVLKIRQLPPSYYFPGSAMWELLFRTTDSEGRPIAANTTYVLPPNHVPDGPLVSYQHIINSLGNKCKIVTELYTSDPLHQIREAAGLNIALARGWAVALPDHLGPRMAYGAAKLGGQITLDGIRAVQRVPDLQVQNSKVGLGGYSGGGMATAWAAALAPSYAPELNIVGAAEGGTPMNLVKMAEALGTNPHPAFGLAMAAALGLEREYPDRIDVSGQLNDEGRRMKQMIGNGCTNEIMLFGIGHSASEMTDNENFMDDPEAWKVMEENSLELYPGVPTTPIFEWHSPTDALIPVDSIDTTLRRYCDAGTPVQTLLTPTPDHLSAAALGLPQGLDWMDARFRGDPAPSTC
- a CDS encoding MGMT family protein — encoded protein: MVATTEEQVEAVRALVASIPPGRVATYGDIAAAAGLSSARTVGWIMRTDSADLPWHRVLGASGRPAPHLAHKQIAKLELEGVPIRDGRVNLAAARYLFDPPG
- a CDS encoding alpha/beta fold hydrolase; translation: MGHVSALNTYLFGAEDGTEILALHGLTGHGRRWEALATDQLPDARWISPDLLGHGRSTWSPPWNLEAHVASLVDTLDAHARGPVLVVGHSFGCALALHLARAVPGRVRGLVLLDPAIGLDPAQMQSVADLTIASPDYTDVEEARSDKLHGSWGEVARDVLEDEIAEHLVPLGNGRVNWRLSTPAVVTAWGELAREAVLPPAHLPTVLVQASKVQPPYVTPEFRTALAGHLGDNLTAVDLDCDHMVPQARPDEVAELIRRLL
- a CDS encoding ATP-dependent helicase — translated: MTESAVRTRTSAPRARLVHRPSPDRPARVWDDSTRRVLTAPPLGVGWNPWQVLGGPGTGKTSLLVDVAVDRIAGGEDPESVLVLTQSKRAAGRVREEVTAALIGHDEHHGPRATREPLVRTVHSYAFAVLRLQAAAHGNPPPRLITGAEQDAVLREMLQGDIADGGEMWPERLRPALPLGGFAVELRDLMLRSSERGLGPEDLIELGRRHDRTEWVAAGMFAARYEHGMLLRGAVGVEAPEATAPALDAAELIGAALTAFATDPDLLRAERDRVRHLLVDDAQHLDPQAAELVRLVGTGTRTTVVAGDPDQSIYGFRGADPTFLAHLADKGDPRQVLLPVNFRSSADVATTAARITSRLPGHLPHRIWTPAQDGGRTSARVLGTAAKEAALIADTLRRAHLLDGVPWSEMAVIVRSVPRALAPLRRALLGAGVPVTTAASELPLARQHGVSGLMLVLRALSGQEFTGEDALALLAGPVGGAEPVALRRLRRGLRRAELASGGDRDSAELLRLLLVGETGSTRRVTAKLTDVEAASLNRVLSVLRKARVPLERGRGIEDVLWAAWQATGLERRWSAASARGGPIGAQADRDLDAVVALFDAAASYVDRLPRAQLAGFVDYLTGQAIPTARTVSVVPRDAVSVLSAHAAAGREWDVVAVAGVQEGLWPSLRARGSLLGTEALIDLTSGVSDGSETAADRMSRTAPLLAEERRLFLVACSRARRSLLVTAVDSASGDADLVHSRFVDELLAGEQDSDAEEAALPAVDPATRVLALPALVAELRSVVCDPDVADSDPARQERAARQLARLAEAGVRGAHPDQWYGTAEPSTGVALWNAEDGPVSLSPSTVDLLNTCPLRWLLERHGGRDGDNTHAIAGTLVHTLVQALAGRIPADQVERALENAWESIDLGSQWYSRRELDRTRDMLATFTAWLGNTRSELTEVGVEVAVDGVLEPREEGSPTIRLRGRIDRLERDAEGRPVIVDVKTARSPVTKDNAQQHAQLAAYQVAAAIGAIDGEPASKPGGARLVFVAKPHQKEGATQRVQAPLSEEALESWLAVIHAAAAATKGPEFLARVNDGCRHCPVRTSCPAHDEGRQVTSE
- a CDS encoding ATP-dependent helicase, with the translated sequence MTIRIDPVELAIGLGQHPPTPEQAAVIAAPLGPTLVVAGAGAGKTETMAARVVWLVANGVVDPEAVLGLTFTRKAAQQLTTRIRKRLARLAGSELLRRVDPSGDLRSRILAGEPEVSTYHSYAGRLLSEHGLLLPIEPSATLLSETELWQLAHRVVSSWDGDLDTDRNPASVTEAVLALAGQLAEHLVEPDDLREAHTELDKLVHTLPAGPRQRGGPGKDLLDILDTQHRRVELLPLVQRLTDTLRREGALDFGSQMSLAARVAADHPEVGVAERTRFRVVLLDEYQDTGHAQRVLLSSLFGGGLDGELALTAVGDPMQSIYGWRGASAANLPRFATDFPMANGDPAPTLELLTSWRNPPEALALANVASASLRERGVAVSMLRARPQAVPGDVRLALTADVVQEREWVADRIAEQYADAASRGEDPPTAAVLIRRNADAAPIAEVLRSRGLPVEVVGLGGLLHTPEVADVIAMLRVVADPMAGSAAVRMLTGARWQIGAADLTALSRRASELAIGTGYGTTGAVTDSAALADAVGEALPGEHAEQAGLADALADPGPAERYSQVGYARITAVAAELASLRERIGQPLTELVAEVERVLGIGIEAQARTRQSARGSAGREHLDAFADVVAGYANRTSATVTGLLAFLSAAESVEKGLAPGEVEVDPHRVQVLTVHSAKGLEWEVVAVSHLTAGVFPSRTASGSWLGAVGELPPSLRGDRARPGESADGVPVLELENLYDRKDLEEAVKAHKSALAARRLDEDRRLFYVALTRTERVLFASGHHWAESGTEPKGPSEFLTELRDTVTGEEHEGIGVVDLWAPAPEPEEQNPLTSTPKSAVWPRDPLGLRREAVERGAALVVAALRNAGKQSPAGEDEDPENWAADVDALLAEREARANARAEVVLPGQLSVSQLVELEADPDALAARLRRPLPFPPNPLARRGTAFHAWVERRFGATRLLDLDELPGAADTGAGPDADLATLQDAFLRSPWADRNPTEVEVPFETSVAGTVLRGRIDAVFTDPDGGWTVIDWKTGAEPSAANEKAVVMQLAAYRLAWAELMDVPIERVRAAFHYVRTGRTIAPDRLPGADALARLLRTAGAGEPDPAGGGPEDELRPDAEP